A DNA window from Hallerella porci contains the following coding sequences:
- a CDS encoding DNA adenine methylase, which produces MASQLQKADKVLDPIIKWPGGKERELNKIFEFAPIKFENFIEPFVGGGSVFMAMHAKKYFINDFSTELVSLYRQIAQQNKQFYYNAKSLTQSWENILTEFNKIKDSLIELYQEKFSANEIQEKIQKVLSSKKFLFQNIVENFDGNQFDFTKDIQCSILQKIKRMKKIEQKKGILSTKDLCDNFETAIRNAFYLHLRKLYNSKNNSPELQAILFFFIRNFAYSGMFRYNQQGKFNVPYGGIGYNRKNIQKKIEFYKSKEVIEHFKNCCIENLDFEKFLTKYKPHKNDFMFLDPPYDSEFSTYAKNDFTKKDQERLANFLINKCKCKWMLIIKKTDFIYNLYANKKGITVLSFEKNYSVSFMNRNEKNVTHLLVRNYV; this is translated from the coding sequence ATGGCAAGCCAATTACAAAAAGCAGACAAAGTTCTTGATCCAATTATTAAATGGCCAGGCGGAAAAGAACGCGAGCTAAATAAAATATTTGAATTTGCTCCTATAAAATTTGAAAATTTTATTGAGCCATTTGTGGGTGGCGGCTCTGTTTTTATGGCAATGCATGCAAAAAAATATTTCATCAATGATTTCTCTACTGAATTAGTTTCATTATATAGACAGATTGCTCAGCAAAATAAACAATTCTATTACAATGCAAAATCTCTAACACAAAGCTGGGAAAACATTTTAACTGAATTCAATAAAATAAAAGATTCACTCATTGAGCTATATCAAGAAAAATTTTCAGCAAATGAAATTCAAGAAAAAATTCAAAAGGTTCTTTCTTCAAAAAAATTTCTTTTCCAAAACATTGTCGAAAATTTTGACGGAAATCAATTTGATTTTACCAAAGATATACAATGCAGTATTTTACAAAAAATCAAGCGAATGAAAAAAATTGAACAAAAAAAAGGAATTCTATCTACAAAGGATTTATGTGACAATTTTGAAACCGCTATTCGAAACGCATTTTATCTTCATTTAAGAAAACTTTATAATAGCAAAAATAATTCTCCAGAATTGCAAGCTATTTTATTTTTCTTTATCCGTAATTTTGCCTATAGCGGAATGTTTCGATATAATCAGCAAGGAAAATTTAATGTTCCTTATGGAGGCATTGGGTATAATCGAAAAAATATTCAAAAGAAAATTGAGTTTTATAAATCGAAAGAAGTTATAGAACATTTCAAAAATTGCTGTATAGAAAATTTGGATTTTGAAAAATTTTTAACAAAGTATAAACCCCATAAAAATGATTTTATGTTTTTAGATCCGCCGTATGATTCTGAATTTAGTACTTACGCAAAAAACGACTTTACAAAAAAAGACCAAGAACGACTAGCAAATTTTTTAATCAACAAATGCAAATGTAAATGGATGTTAATTATAAAAAAGACAGACTTTATCTACAACCTTTATGCAAACAAAAAAGGAATCACTGTTTTAAGTTTTGAAAAAAATTATTCCGTCAGTTTTATGAATCGAAATGAAAAAAATGTAACACACCTTTTAGTGAGAAATTATGTCTAA
- a CDS encoding metallophosphoesterase family protein, protein MLYGIYSDIHANLPALEVVLESMTRMGVERRVCLGDIVGYGANPNECVAKVKENADVCILGNHDSVAIEWDSDVGFNPFAKTAIQWTQQALSEESKEYLRSLPYMYEENDICFVHASPMSPADWIYVTDLEDALDAFDHFGERSCFVGHTHTPVIVAMRDGEIPKVIETGYYELEEGERLLVNVGSVGQPRDRDSRASYCLFDTEKMSVRLVRLEYDIAKTQQTMREAGMPAFLVDRLELGR, encoded by the coding sequence ATGTTATACGGGATATATTCGGATATTCACGCAAATTTGCCGGCGCTCGAAGTCGTGCTCGAATCGATGACGAGAATGGGCGTAGAACGTCGCGTTTGTTTAGGTGATATTGTCGGATATGGCGCAAATCCCAATGAATGCGTGGCAAAAGTCAAAGAAAATGCCGACGTTTGCATTCTCGGAAATCACGACAGCGTAGCGATAGAATGGGATTCGGATGTAGGATTTAATCCGTTTGCCAAAACAGCAATTCAGTGGACGCAGCAAGCGTTATCCGAAGAATCCAAAGAATATTTGCGCTCGCTCCCGTATATGTACGAAGAAAACGATATTTGTTTTGTGCACGCTTCTCCGATGTCTCCGGCCGATTGGATTTATGTCACGGATTTGGAAGACGCATTAGATGCTTTTGATCATTTTGGAGAACGCAGTTGTTTCGTCGGGCACACGCATACGCCGGTAATTGTCGCTATGCGCGATGGCGAAATTCCCAAAGTCATCGAAACCGGATACTATGAACTCGAAGAAGGTGAACGCTTACTCGTAAATGTCGGAAGCGTTGGACAGCCGCGCGACCGCGATTCTCGGGCGAGTTACTGCCTTTTCGATACCGAAAAAATGAGCGTCCGCTTAGTGCGTTTAGAATATGATATTGCGAAAACGCAGCAAACGATGCGCGAAGCTGGAATGCCTGCGTTTTTAGTCGATCGGTTGGAACTCGGACGATGA
- a CDS encoding AAA family ATPase, translated as MSKFSEPMLLIPSVLIAGKNGGYISTTDLINKLIDFLQPSGEDLQINESRNDTKFSQKVRNIIAHKSLENIGLAIKKDDGIELTSQGKEIYQSFLSQDQSQLNILQSPVPDNSRDLFSAYSPNHTPSQVIFYGVPGCGKSHTIDSTLESVDEFCKMRVVFHPEYTNADFVGQIQPVKKSENISYDFIPGPFSKILKRAYFNPEKHFYLIIEEINRGYAAAIFGDIFQLMDRKNGVSTYPIENDFINDYIRKIEESFKDSKFVKDIPDGEKMILITNKFILKSLILILKQGFACQKIYRLLPR; from the coding sequence ATGTCTAAGTTTAGCGAACCTATGCTTTTAATTCCATCAGTCCTTATTGCAGGAAAAAATGGTGGCTACATTTCTACGACCGATTTAATAAATAAATTGATTGATTTTCTGCAGCCTAGCGGAGAAGATTTGCAAATTAACGAAAGTAGAAATGATACAAAATTTTCACAAAAAGTAAGAAACATTATTGCACACAAATCATTAGAAAATATTGGTTTAGCGATTAAAAAAGATGATGGTATAGAATTAACTTCACAAGGAAAAGAAATTTATCAGTCCTTTTTATCTCAAGATCAATCCCAATTAAATATTCTTCAATCCCCCGTCCCCGATAATTCTCGCGATCTCTTCTCCGCCTATTCCCCAAATCATACGCCTTCGCAAGTGATTTTTTACGGCGTGCCGGGCTGCGGGAAAAGCCACACGATTGATTCCACATTAGAAAGTGTTGACGAATTTTGCAAAATGCGTGTGGTGTTTCATCCGGAATATACGAACGCTGATTTTGTAGGACAAATTCAACCTGTCAAAAAAAGCGAAAATATTTCATACGATTTTATCCCGGGACCTTTCAGTAAAATTTTAAAGCGCGCCTATTTTAATCCCGAAAAACATTTTTATTTAATCATTGAAGAAATCAACCGCGGATACGCTGCAGCAATCTTCGGCGATATTTTCCAACTCATGGATAGAAAAAATGGCGTTAGTACATATCCTATCGAAAACGATTTTATCAACGATTACATCCGAAAAATCGAAGAGAGTTTTAAAGACTCTAAATTTGTAAAAGATATTCCTGACGGAGAAAAAATGATTCTTATTACAAACAAATTCATTTTGAAAAGTTTGATTTTAATTTTGAAACAGGGATTCGCTTGCCAAAAAATTTATCGATTATTGCCACGATGA
- a CDS encoding LrgB family protein has product MYEVLNTPFFGIVMTIVAYETGVFCSRKFKLAICNPMLIASILLIGFLLLTGVSLETYNIGGDYISIFLAPATAVLAVPLYKQLDNLKKNIIPIVIGIFTGCIVSFALVSLCVFIFEIDVVLHYSLLPKSITIPMGMELSRIIGGIPSITIASIVITGITGGVVAPIVCKVCKIKHPVAQGIAIGTSAHAIGTAKALEMGEVQGAMSSLAIGVCGVFTTILTPILLHFWAH; this is encoded by the coding sequence ATGTACGAAGTCTTGAACACGCCTTTTTTCGGAATTGTGATGACGATTGTCGCTTACGAAACCGGCGTTTTTTGCAGCCGAAAATTTAAACTCGCTATTTGCAATCCGATGTTAATCGCGAGCATTTTGCTTATCGGCTTTTTGCTTCTCACCGGAGTTTCTCTGGAAACTTATAATATCGGCGGCGATTATATTTCGATTTTTTTAGCGCCTGCGACAGCGGTTCTCGCGGTTCCTCTTTACAAGCAGTTGGATAATTTAAAGAAAAATATTATTCCGATTGTGATTGGAATTTTCACCGGTTGTATTGTTTCGTTTGCTCTCGTTTCTTTATGCGTGTTCATTTTTGAAATCGATGTCGTGTTGCATTATTCGCTTCTCCCGAAATCGATTACGATTCCGATGGGAATGGAACTTTCGCGAATTATCGGCGGCATTCCTTCGATTACGATTGCGTCGATTGTGATTACGGGAATTACCGGCGGCGTCGTGGCTCCGATTGTTTGCAAAGTTTGTAAAATCAAACATCCCGTTGCACAAGGCATTGCGATTGGAACTTCTGCGCATGCGATTGGAACTGCGAAAGCGCTTGAAATGGGCGAAGTTCAAGGTGCGATGAGTTCGCTCGCCATCGGCGTCTGCGGCGTTTTCACGACTATTTTAACGCCGATTTTACTGCACTTTTGGGCGCATTAA
- a CDS encoding CidA/LrgA family protein, with product MRLLLQLALILAVCFIGDFLHRVCGIPLPGNILAMLILFFLLCTKIVKVEQIAEMSAFFLKRLPFFFLPPAIGILGVYDVLKGNILVLLLLSIIATILTMAITGKVTDILLSRFEKKEKKCTKS from the coding sequence ATGCGACTACTACTTCAACTGGCTTTGATTCTCGCCGTTTGCTTTATCGGTGACTTCTTACATCGAGTCTGCGGCATTCCTCTTCCCGGAAATATTTTAGCGATGCTCATTCTCTTTTTTCTTCTTTGCACGAAGATTGTCAAAGTGGAACAAATTGCAGAAATGTCCGCGTTTTTTCTCAAACGATTGCCGTTCTTTTTTCTTCCGCCTGCGATTGGAATTCTCGGCGTTTACGATGTGCTCAAAGGAAACATTCTCGTGCTTCTTTTGCTTTCGATTATCGCGACAATTTTAACGATGGCTATTACAGGAAAAGTAACCGATATTTTGCTTTCTCGTTTTGAAAAGAAGGAAAAAAAATGTACGAAGTCTTGA
- a CDS encoding FKBP-type peptidyl-prolyl cis-trans isomerase: METVTKNKKISICYTLKNENGEIVEEVPDSVPFVYMHGCDSIISGLEEALDGHSVGEHIIAHVPFDKGYGPYRNDLIIKVSKEELKNIGEIWLGMELEMVNDTDSKEFSIPEDPRELYSKNDDDDETGIYVIREIQKDTVILDGNHPFAGKDLTFEVTIVGIDEASATELETGVPDEYEENDEGDDDFDEGEDFPEDEQNNFGRHWR, encoded by the coding sequence ATGGAAACGGTTACCAAGAATAAAAAAATCAGCATTTGCTATACGCTCAAAAACGAAAACGGCGAAATCGTCGAAGAAGTTCCCGATTCCGTTCCTTTTGTTTATATGCACGGCTGCGATAGCATTATTTCGGGCTTAGAAGAAGCTTTAGACGGACATTCCGTCGGCGAACACATTATCGCTCACGTTCCTTTCGACAAAGGCTACGGCCCTTACCGCAACGATTTAATCATTAAAGTTTCCAAAGAAGAGCTCAAAAATATCGGCGAAATTTGGCTCGGTATGGAACTGGAAATGGTAAACGATACCGATTCCAAAGAATTTTCAATTCCCGAAGATCCGCGGGAACTTTACAGCAAAAACGATGACGATGACGAAACCGGAATTTACGTCATCCGAGAAATTCAAAAAGACACCGTCATCCTCGACGGCAATCATCCTTTTGCCGGGAAAGATTTAACGTTTGAAGTCACCATCGTAGGAATTGACGAAGCTTCGGCAACGGAACTCGAAACCGGTGTTCCCGACGAATACGAAGAAAACGATGAAGGCGATGACGATTTCGACGAAGGCGAAGATTTTCCAGAAGACGAACAAAATAATTTCGGGAGGCACTGGCGATAA
- a CDS encoding carboxypeptidase M32: MQTELQKSLKIVFSTLEEKEKFEHASRLIGFDEQTICPPKAMENQGKTIAFLTNQAFKLTKSPEFISAAENLFARREELNLPECLLAEGLHRDYLQSKNITSELDEKFSLILNQAFVDWLNAKNKADFSLFADSLEKVRWVNLKQIELSENSFATPYDHLLQVYERGITTQDLDFCFDACKERLIPLLKKIQKSPRKISADFLTEFAAVDAQEKLAKKLLQKIGFDFSRGTFSTSEHPFTDGIALDDARLTTNYDEHLLMSNIFSILHEGGHALFEQNQPAEDFVYHLTGFKTLGQHESVSRFYENRIGRSREFCSQLFEELKISFPQIFANRTAEELYDAVNLVTPSLIRIEADEFTYTFHIIIRYEMEKMIVNENVKIQDLLKIWADKYEEYLDIRPENDREGILQDVHWASGFGYFPTYALGNMYGAMYFNKMQEEFDVHEAIAQSDLKKINHWMQENVWKSANRLAPKEWIKNITGREFTPQDFLDYLEKKYSEIYGV, encoded by the coding sequence ATGCAAACGGAACTTCAAAAATCTTTAAAAATCGTTTTTTCCACTCTAGAAGAAAAAGAAAAATTTGAACACGCAAGTCGCTTAATCGGATTTGATGAACAGACAATTTGTCCGCCGAAAGCGATGGAAAATCAAGGAAAGACAATTGCGTTTTTGACGAATCAAGCGTTTAAATTAACGAAATCGCCTGAATTTATTTCTGCTGCAGAAAATTTATTTGCCCGTCGCGAAGAATTGAATTTGCCCGAATGTCTTTTGGCCGAAGGCTTGCACCGCGATTATTTGCAAAGCAAAAATATCACGTCGGAATTGGACGAAAAATTTTCTCTCATTTTAAATCAAGCATTTGTCGATTGGTTAAACGCAAAAAATAAAGCGGACTTTTCTTTGTTCGCCGATTCGTTAGAAAAAGTGCGTTGGGTGAATTTAAAACAAATTGAACTTTCCGAAAATTCATTCGCCACTCCTTACGATCATTTGTTACAAGTTTATGAACGCGGCATCACGACGCAGGATTTGGATTTTTGCTTTGACGCTTGCAAAGAACGATTGATTCCTTTGCTCAAAAAAATTCAGAAAAGTCCGCGGAAAATTTCTGCTGATTTTCTCACGGAATTTGCTGCGGTCGATGCACAAGAAAAACTCGCCAAAAAACTTTTGCAAAAAATCGGATTTGATTTTTCTCGCGGTACATTTTCGACGAGCGAACATCCGTTTACCGATGGCATCGCTCTAGACGATGCGCGCTTAACGACGAATTACGACGAACATCTTTTGATGTCAAATATCTTTTCGATTTTGCACGAAGGCGGCCACGCTCTCTTTGAACAAAATCAACCTGCCGAAGATTTCGTTTATCATTTGACCGGTTTTAAAACATTGGGTCAGCACGAATCCGTTTCGCGTTTTTACGAAAATCGCATCGGACGTTCGCGCGAATTTTGCTCACAACTTTTTGAAGAATTGAAAATTTCTTTTCCACAAATTTTTGCAAATCGCACCGCCGAAGAATTATACGATGCCGTGAATCTGGTAACGCCGAGTTTAATCCGCATCGAAGCGGACGAATTCACTTATACATTCCACATTATCATCCGTTACGAAATGGAAAAAATGATTGTGAATGAAAATGTGAAAATTCAAGATTTGCTGAAAATTTGGGCGGATAAATACGAAGAATATTTAGACATTCGTCCGGAAAATGATCGCGAAGGAATTTTGCAAGATGTGCATTGGGCGAGCGGATTTGGCTACTTCCCAACGTATGCGCTCGGCAATATGTATGGGGCGATGTATTTCAATAAAATGCAAGAAGAATTTGATGTGCACGAAGCGATTGCGCAATCGGATTTGAAAAAAATCAATCATTGGATGCAAGAAAATGTTTGGAAATCGGCGAATCGTTTAGCGCCAAAAGAATGGATAAAAAATATCACCGGCCGCGAATTTACGCCGCAAGATTTTTTGGATTATTTAGAAAAAAAATACAGCGAAATTTATGGCGTTTGA
- a CDS encoding 23S rRNA (pseudouridine(1915)-N(3))-methyltransferase RlmH gives MKLIIAVFGKPGSPFIKDEVEKYTKRLRSSNVQLEVVELKQSKREDQAKSLSEEAAEFAKRFPRENYQWIAMAEEGKLMNTVQLASWIKPRLNANCVFLIGSAYGIAPEIKKQSSLLLSLSPLTFTHDHARIILTEQLYRCLMVIAGHPYHHV, from the coding sequence ATGAAACTCATCATCGCAGTTTTTGGAAAACCCGGCTCTCCTTTTATCAAAGACGAAGTTGAAAAATATACGAAGCGTTTACGCTCTTCGAATGTCCAATTAGAAGTTGTCGAATTAAAACAGAGCAAACGCGAAGATCAAGCGAAAAGCCTTTCGGAAGAAGCCGCAGAATTTGCAAAGCGTTTCCCGCGTGAAAATTATCAATGGATTGCGATGGCCGAAGAAGGGAAGCTCATGAATACGGTGCAGCTTGCGTCGTGGATAAAACCGCGACTCAATGCGAATTGTGTTTTCCTCATCGGCTCGGCTTACGGCATTGCGCCCGAAATTAAAAAGCAATCGAGCTTACTTCTTTCGCTTTCACCGCTCACATTTACGCATGATCATGCGCGGATAATTTTAACAGAACAACTGTATCGTTGTTTAATGGTCATCGCGGGGCACCCTTATCATCACGTTTGA
- a CDS encoding TIGR03960 family B12-binding radical SAM protein, whose amino-acid sequence MNIFEKLGQVLPLVESPARYMGGEANSVVKDPSKLLARMAFVFPDLYEIGLSNNGLRVLYHVVNRDPELLMEVAFAPWDDMAEQMRKNDIPLYTHATWTPVREFDVVGMSLQTELNFTNVPYVLELAGIAAFSKDRKEEDPLVIAGGPAMANPEPVADFFDAFNIGDGEEMLPHILRTVGECKKRGMSRLEILEEIAKIDGVYVPAFRKVIPGEFGMFVPAEPAKGSYEHTNGVRRIYVPELKKEDYPVKNLIANMRLVHNRYSVEVMRGCTQGCRFCQAGIWYRPCRELPPDDVMDLAKAGLKATGENELGLLSLSTADYKPIEALTDSIIDDAFFDNVDVSLPSIRVSSFGQSLAEKVAALKGGRSGTFAPETGSERLRKMINKTITDEDMYNAAEHAFSSGFNKIKLYTMVGFPTENDEDMEAFCGLIENLVKIGRKYLRGAQISVSMGILIPKSFTALQWAGFMDKDLALAHVQFVHRRFFKHPNVKVTWADWETSRLEAFYSRGDRSISKLIYEAYKRGMIFESDNHRIRPKDWEVLWKDFGYDESWIYETRKKESVFPWDFMHVGVTKAYLWNEYQKGFNPEVFKDAKPVPNCKWGECQHCGIPGNGKEVRLADNPEKYKAPSRTPEEIKKLVAARRPVYDKRYTYKLTFQKLGLSRFLPHQNMLSAFVRTFSKAGIPLRYSEGFSPKPRIINMGALPLGLETVCEILGAETLVLLDLSPENKSKLIEELSAPFPMGMKILDIEPIDYKLSSHFPTSVTYSYQPKEIPADLMQKFIDKKLPIVQNHRGQEIDLNEHICNLKIANGKIFIRVKCNNQGGTASPYPLFGGLMGMENVNSAAALDDASRQFLIRKEEMQFNS is encoded by the coding sequence ATGAATATTTTTGAAAAACTCGGACAGGTTTTACCTTTAGTCGAAAGTCCCGCACGTTACATGGGCGGCGAAGCAAATAGCGTTGTCAAAGATCCGTCAAAACTTTTAGCGCGGATGGCTTTTGTCTTTCCGGATTTATATGAAATTGGACTTTCCAATAATGGCTTGCGCGTTTTATATCATGTGGTGAATCGCGATCCAGAACTTTTGATGGAAGTTGCATTTGCGCCGTGGGACGATATGGCGGAACAAATGCGGAAGAATGATATTCCGCTTTATACGCATGCGACTTGGACGCCTGTCCGCGAGTTTGATGTGGTGGGAATGAGTCTACAAACGGAACTCAATTTTACCAATGTGCCGTATGTTTTGGAACTTGCCGGAATCGCAGCGTTTTCGAAAGACCGCAAAGAAGAAGATCCGCTTGTCATTGCGGGCGGCCCCGCGATGGCGAATCCCGAGCCGGTTGCCGATTTTTTTGATGCGTTTAATATCGGCGATGGCGAAGAAATGCTTCCGCATATTTTGCGGACAGTGGGCGAATGCAAAAAGCGCGGCATGTCGCGTTTAGAAATTCTCGAAGAAATTGCGAAAATCGATGGCGTGTATGTGCCCGCATTTCGCAAAGTGATTCCGGGTGAATTTGGAATGTTCGTGCCCGCAGAACCGGCGAAAGGCTCGTACGAACATACCAATGGCGTGCGCCGCATTTATGTGCCCGAGCTCAAAAAAGAAGATTATCCTGTTAAAAATTTAATTGCCAATATGCGCTTGGTGCATAACCGTTACAGCGTCGAAGTCATGCGCGGATGCACACAAGGTTGCCGTTTTTGTCAAGCGGGAATTTGGTATCGTCCTTGTCGTGAGCTTCCTCCCGATGATGTAATGGATTTAGCGAAAGCGGGATTAAAAGCGACCGGTGAAAATGAACTCGGGCTTTTGAGTTTATCCACCGCTGACTATAAACCGATTGAAGCGTTAACCGATTCCATTATCGACGATGCATTTTTTGATAACGTCGACGTCTCGCTTCCGAGTATTCGCGTGAGCAGTTTTGGACAAAGCCTCGCCGAAAAAGTCGCCGCATTAAAAGGCGGACGCAGCGGAACATTTGCGCCCGAAACCGGATCAGAACGGTTGCGTAAAATGATCAATAAAACAATCACCGACGAAGATATGTATAACGCAGCGGAACATGCGTTTTCATCGGGATTCAATAAAATCAAACTTTATACAATGGTAGGCTTCCCGACAGAAAATGATGAAGACATGGAAGCCTTCTGCGGACTGATTGAAAACTTGGTAAAAATCGGACGCAAATATCTGCGAGGTGCGCAGATTTCGGTGAGCATGGGAATTCTCATTCCGAAGTCATTTACTGCATTACAGTGGGCGGGATTTATGGATAAAGATTTAGCGCTTGCGCATGTGCAATTTGTGCACCGCCGATTCTTTAAACATCCAAATGTCAAAGTGACTTGGGCCGATTGGGAAACTTCTCGCTTAGAAGCATTTTACAGCCGAGGCGATCGCAGCATTTCAAAACTCATTTACGAAGCGTATAAACGCGGCATGATTTTTGAAAGCGATAATCATCGCATTCGCCCCAAAGATTGGGAAGTCCTCTGGAAAGATTTCGGTTATGACGAAAGTTGGATTTACGAAACGCGGAAAAAAGAAAGCGTTTTCCCGTGGGATTTTATGCACGTCGGCGTGACGAAAGCGTACTTGTGGAATGAATATCAAAAAGGATTTAATCCCGAAGTTTTTAAAGACGCAAAGCCTGTTCCGAATTGCAAATGGGGAGAATGTCAACATTGCGGAATTCCTGGAAATGGAAAAGAAGTCCGCTTAGCGGATAATCCAGAAAAATATAAAGCGCCGAGTCGTACTCCCGAAGAAATTAAAAAGCTCGTCGCCGCGCGCCGTCCTGTTTACGATAAACGTTACACCTATAAATTAACTTTTCAAAAACTCGGTCTCAGCCGTTTCTTGCCGCATCAAAATATGTTGAGCGCATTTGTGCGAACATTTTCCAAAGCGGGAATTCCGCTGCGTTATAGCGAAGGCTTTAGCCCGAAACCGCGCATTATCAACATGGGTGCGCTTCCGCTCGGACTCGAAACCGTTTGCGAAATTCTCGGCGCAGAAACTTTAGTCCTGCTCGATCTTTCGCCCGAAAATAAATCGAAATTGATTGAAGAACTCAGCGCTCCATTCCCGATGGGGATGAAAATTTTGGACATTGAACCCATCGATTATAAATTATCGTCGCATTTCCCGACTTCGGTGACGTATTCGTATCAACCGAAAGAAATCCCCGCCGATTTAATGCAAAAATTTATCGACAAAAAATTACCCATTGTGCAAAATCACCGCGGTCAAGAAATTGATTTGAATGAACACATCTGCAATTTGAAAATCGCTAACGGGAAAATTTTCATCCGCGTGAAGTGCAATAATCAAGGCGGCACCGCTAGCCCCTATCCGCTTTTTGGCGGGCTGATGGGAATGGAAAATGTCAATTCAGCCGCCGCATTAGACGATGCATCTCGCCAATTCTTAATCCGAAAAGAAGAAATGCAATTCAATTCCTAA
- a CDS encoding tRNA 2-thiocytidine biosynthesis TtcA family protein, with product MAFEKQKAELSPAQKAERSISKQFRRKLWSPFVSAIKEYQLIQPNDKIAVCISGGKDSMLLAKMMQMLKRYSDFPFELIYLVMDPGYNAANRKRIEENAARLEIPLTIFETDIFAVADTMEHSPCYICARMRRGHLYNKAKELGCNKIALGHHFSDVIETTVMSMFYASQMQAMLPKLHSQNFPGMTLIRPLYKIHEDDIIAWMRANELQFIQCACRFTERNAVSENEIFESKRKEVKEIIRRLKRDNPGIEKSIFHSIHSVRIETFPGYKADGKMHSFLEKFDADSESFDEK from the coding sequence ATGGCGTTTGAAAAACAAAAAGCAGAACTTTCGCCTGCGCAAAAAGCGGAACGCAGCATTTCAAAACAGTTTCGTCGAAAACTGTGGAGCCCTTTTGTTTCGGCGATTAAAGAGTATCAACTGATTCAACCGAACGATAAAATTGCCGTTTGCATTTCGGGCGGAAAAGATTCTATGCTTCTCGCGAAGATGATGCAAATGCTCAAGCGTTACAGCGATTTTCCGTTTGAGTTAATTTATTTGGTCATGGATCCGGGTTATAATGCAGCCAATCGAAAACGCATCGAAGAAAACGCTGCGCGTTTAGAAATTCCGCTGACGATTTTTGAAACGGATATATTTGCCGTCGCCGATACGATGGAACATTCGCCGTGTTATATTTGCGCACGGATGCGCCGCGGGCATCTTTACAACAAAGCCAAAGAACTCGGCTGCAATAAAATTGCGCTCGGACATCATTTTTCGGATGTAATTGAAACGACGGTGATGAGCATGTTTTACGCTTCGCAAATGCAAGCGATGCTTCCGAAATTGCACAGTCAAAATTTCCCAGGAATGACTCTCATTCGTCCGCTTTATAAAATTCACGAAGACGATATTATCGCGTGGATGCGGGCAAATGAATTGCAATTTATCCAATGCGCTTGTCGTTTTACCGAACGCAATGCGGTAAGCGAAAATGAAATTTTTGAAAGCAAACGCAAAGAAGTCAAAGAAATTATTCGGCGATTAAAACGCGATAATCCGGGAATTGAAAAAAGCATTTTTCACAGCATTCATTCGGTGCGAATTGAAACATTTCCCGGTTACAAGGCCGACGGAAAAATGCATTCGTTCTTAGAAAAATTTGATGCGGATTCCGAAAGTTTTGACGAAAAATAA
- the rpiA gene encoding ribose-5-phosphate isomerase RpiA — MADLNELKKAAGVRAADMIESGMFVGLGTGSTAAHMVNRLGERIQNEGLKVTAVSTSWSTTLQCRKLGIPLIDLGEATHLDIAIDGADEIDPQKNLIKGRGAAHLLEKIVASMADNYIIIADSGKKVQKLGEKFAVPLEILPGAIGAITYKVSKLGGTLAVRMGAPGKDGPVISDSGNLIADAKFGIIDDPEKLDFELNKMPGLLGHGLFIGMANKVILATPNGIEEF; from the coding sequence ATGGCAGACTTGAATGAACTCAAAAAAGCAGCAGGCGTCCGCGCCGCAGATATGATTGAATCCGGCATGTTCGTCGGACTCGGTACCGGAAGCACTGCCGCTCATATGGTAAACCGCTTAGGCGAACGCATTCAAAACGAAGGTTTAAAAGTCACCGCGGTGAGCACGAGTTGGAGCACAACTCTTCAATGTCGCAAACTCGGCATTCCTCTCATCGACTTGGGCGAAGCCACTCATCTCGACATCGCAATTGACGGCGCCGACGAAATCGACCCGCAGAAAAATTTGATCAAAGGCCGCGGCGCAGCGCATTTGCTCGAAAAAATCGTCGCATCGATGGCGGACAATTATATTATCATCGCGGACTCGGGAAAGAAAGTGCAGAAACTCGGCGAAAAATTTGCCGTTCCTCTGGAAATTCTCCCGGGCGCAATCGGAGCGATTACTTATAAAGTAAGCAAACTCGGCGGCACTCTCGCTGTCCGTATGGGCGCTCCCGGCAAAGACGGTCCCGTGATCAGCGATTCGGGCAATTTAATCGCCGACGCTAAATTCGGCATTATCGATGATCCCGAAAAACTCGATTTTGAATTAAACAAAATGCCCGGGCTTTTGGGCCACGGGTTATTCATCGGAATGGCGAACAAAGTAATCCTTGCTACGCCAAACGGTATTGAAGAATTTTAG